A part of Lacibacter sp. H407 genomic DNA contains:
- a CDS encoding DNA-3-methyladenine glycosylase family protein, whose product MHYIEHLTKDKKLRKVLENQDAHVLVKRKKVYLHLCASIMSQQLSTKVADVIYKRFLALYGKKEPTAQQILDTPFETLRAIGLSNAKTNYVHNVCRFFIDEKITDAQLYKMSDEDVINKLTQIKGVGKWTTEMILMFALQHEDVLPVDDLGIQQAMIKLYKLDNSNKKLLYEQMHKVAEKWRPYRTYACVHLWRWKDNG is encoded by the coding sequence ATGCATTACATCGAACATCTTACAAAAGATAAAAAACTCAGAAAAGTATTGGAGAACCAGGACGCTCACGTTTTGGTAAAACGGAAGAAAGTTTACCTGCATCTCTGTGCATCCATAATGAGTCAACAGTTATCAACCAAAGTAGCTGATGTGATCTACAAACGGTTTCTTGCATTGTACGGGAAGAAAGAACCGACTGCACAGCAAATACTGGACACGCCGTTTGAAACCCTACGGGCAATTGGATTGAGTAATGCAAAAACCAACTACGTACACAATGTGTGCAGGTTTTTTATTGATGAAAAAATTACGGATGCGCAGCTATATAAAATGAGTGATGAAGATGTGATCAATAAACTCACGCAAATAAAAGGCGTTGGAAAATGGACAACAGAAATGATCCTGATGTTTGCCTTGCAGCACGAAGATGTGTTGCCGGTGGATGATCTGGGAATCCAGCAGGCAATGATTAAATTGTATAAGTTAGACAACTCCAATAAGAAATTACTTTACGAACAAATGCACAAGGTTGCAGAAAAATGGCGGCCCTACCGCACCTATGCCTGTGTGCATTTGTGGCGATGGAAAGACAATGGTTAA
- a CDS encoding LytR/AlgR family response regulator transcription factor, which produces MNTKRIVIIEDEQLAAERLIMLLKQYDPAIEIIKHLYSVEESIQWLNTNAHPDLLFLDIQLADGFCFDIFKQVDYRKPIVFTTAYNEYALDAFQLCSIDYLLKPVTAEALAKAMQKFAQLQSNFAAGNYDQLSNLFDSASFKSRFLAKAGQRMFFVETSEVQYFQADDKIVYLVDKEGNKLMVDYTLERLEGLLNPKEFFRLNRQYIARYSSIAQIKPYVNSRLKLLLRNGSKTEEVVLSRERVHEFKTWAEA; this is translated from the coding sequence ATGAATACAAAACGAATTGTGATTATTGAAGATGAGCAACTGGCGGCAGAGCGCCTGATCATGTTGTTGAAACAATATGATCCCGCAATTGAAATTATAAAGCATCTGTACAGTGTTGAAGAAAGCATTCAATGGTTGAATACAAATGCACATCCGGATCTGCTGTTCCTCGATATTCAATTGGCAGATGGTTTTTGTTTTGATATTTTTAAACAGGTGGATTACAGAAAGCCCATTGTTTTTACAACAGCCTACAACGAATATGCGCTGGATGCATTTCAACTTTGCAGTATCGATTACCTGTTAAAACCGGTAACAGCAGAAGCATTGGCGAAAGCCATGCAGAAGTTTGCACAACTGCAATCCAATTTTGCAGCAGGTAACTACGATCAGTTATCAAATTTGTTTGACAGTGCTTCGTTTAAATCCAGATTCCTTGCCAAAGCAGGCCAGCGTATGTTTTTTGTAGAAACATCGGAGGTGCAATATTTTCAGGCCGATGATAAGATCGTGTACCTCGTAGATAAAGAGGGAAATAAGCTGATGGTGGATTACACGCTGGAACGCCTCGAAGGATTGCTGAATCCCAAAGAATTTTTTCGTCTCAACCGCCAATACATTGCACGCTACAGCAGTATTGCTCAAATAAAACCGTATGTGAACAGCCGTTTGAAATTGTTGTTACGCAATGGTTCCAAAACAGAAGAAGTAGTGCTGAGCCGTGAGCGGGTGCATGAATTTAAAACCTGGGCCGAAGCTTAA
- a CDS encoding TlpA family protein disulfide reductase translates to MKQAIMILLLLALSHKLDAQDGPTAGSALRSLSGVDMMTNKVINVVFRESKDYTLFHFWKSQSDSCINDFPKLVALVKKYDQKLTVYGFPYEYKQQIPAAKEMTVTKQLKWTHLLQYRQTNPAGANVIDVLQITDFPTYMLLDKEGMILVRSGSLEDVEVVLKRLD, encoded by the coding sequence ATGAAACAGGCGATAATGATACTGTTGTTATTGGCTTTGTCGCATAAACTTGATGCGCAGGATGGCCCTACTGCGGGCTCAGCACTTCGTTCATTGTCGGGTGTAGATATGATGACGAACAAAGTGATCAATGTTGTGTTCCGGGAATCGAAAGATTATACCTTGTTTCATTTCTGGAAAAGCCAGAGCGATAGTTGTATCAACGATTTTCCAAAGCTGGTTGCCCTCGTTAAGAAATATGATCAGAAACTCACGGTGTATGGATTCCCGTATGAGTACAAGCAACAAATTCCTGCTGCCAAAGAAATGACGGTTACCAAGCAACTCAAGTGGACACATTTACTGCAGTACCGGCAAACGAATCCTGCGGGCGCAAACGTAATTGATGTATTGCAGATCACCGATTTTCCAACGTATATGTTGCTGGATAAAGAGGGAATGATATTGGTTCGCTCAGGATCATTGGAAGATGTGGAAGTGGTTTTGAAGCGGTTGGATTAG
- a CDS encoding sensor histidine kinase: protein MDYMLFQHKYRYWFILALAVYTYVNTAVCRVYDYFQLPIDWYQAFLSILLITLLSWEWSRLIQPYFTKWFHGDEHINKRLLSFFGLGLAGSLILTVMVVVSFEVFVLHVPMSLDNPLKLTLTYTSLITLLFHLLNAVVFYMQKYKTKQLEAEELLRMNTQAQLQGIKSQINPHFLFNNLNVLSSLVMKNSEEANDFIEAFSKVYQYILRNQDKELIELQKEVEFLQPYMYLLKKRFPAGVELKTEIDERWNHAYVVPVALQMLVENAIKHNVVSHTKPLEITIKANGTAVLEVSNNLQPKINREPSSNIGLNNINQRYEIITGRKIEVEKNDHEFKVTLPLIEIG, encoded by the coding sequence ATGGACTACATGTTATTTCAGCATAAATACCGCTACTGGTTCATTCTGGCGCTGGCAGTATATACGTATGTAAATACAGCAGTTTGCCGGGTGTATGACTACTTCCAATTGCCCATCGATTGGTACCAGGCTTTCCTGAGCATTTTGCTCATTACTCTTCTCAGTTGGGAATGGAGCCGGTTGATTCAACCCTATTTCACCAAATGGTTTCATGGCGATGAGCATATTAACAAACGCCTGCTTTCTTTTTTTGGTTTGGGTTTGGCGGGAAGTCTCATTTTAACGGTAATGGTGGTAGTGTCGTTTGAAGTGTTTGTGTTACATGTGCCCATGTCGTTAGATAACCCGTTGAAGCTGACACTTACCTACACATCATTGATCACACTGTTGTTTCATTTGCTGAATGCGGTTGTTTTTTATATGCAGAAATATAAAACCAAACAACTGGAGGCAGAAGAATTGTTGCGGATGAACACACAGGCACAATTGCAAGGCATCAAGTCGCAGATCAATCCGCATTTTTTATTTAACAACCTGAACGTATTGTCATCGCTGGTAATGAAAAACAGCGAAGAAGCAAATGATTTTATTGAAGCCTTCTCGAAAGTGTATCAATATATTTTACGCAACCAGGATAAAGAGTTGATCGAGCTGCAGAAGGAAGTGGAGTTTTTACAACCCTATATGTATCTCCTGAAAAAACGTTTTCCTGCCGGTGTTGAATTGAAAACAGAAATTGATGAGCGATGGAATCATGCATATGTTGTGCCCGTCGCATTACAAATGTTGGTGGAGAACGCAATTAAACACAACGTGGTGTCGCATACAAAACCATTGGAGATAACAATCAAAGCAAACGGAACGGCTGTACTGGAAGTGAGTAATAATCTGCAGCCGAAAATTAACCGGGAGCCATCATCCAATATTGGGTTGAATAATATTAATCAGCGTTATGAAATCATAACTGGCAGGAAGATTGAGGTAGAAAAGAACGATCATGAATTTAAAGTTACCCTGCCTTTAATTGAAATAGGATGA
- a CDS encoding mandelate racemase/muconate lactonizing enzyme family protein has translation MQLQITSIELYKLRIPLKQPFVISLGAQYDADNVLVIIRTNKGISGFGECSPYMSINGESMDTCFIVGQYLAGLLKGKDPLRIEECVLAMDRLITRNESIKSAFDMALYDIAAQFMQQPLYQLLGGTKNKLISTDMTVGLGSPEKMAAEAVQYKAAGFPSIKVKLGTTTADDVARIKVIRDEIGNELPLRIDANQGWDVETAIATLNALKDFGIEHCEEPIARWNYMSLPEVRKNSPIKIMSDESCFDEHDAERLAKLNACDYFNIKLGKSGGIWHALKIVEVAKAHNLKLQVGCFMESRLAITALVHFAYCSDLIVHYDLDTPLMLKEDPVVGGMKFLENGIVEINDADGIGATVDEAYLKGCEMIEI, from the coding sequence ATGCAACTTCAAATCACATCCATCGAATTATATAAGCTTCGTATTCCACTCAAACAACCCTTTGTGATTTCATTGGGCGCACAATACGATGCAGATAATGTATTGGTCATCATCCGCACCAACAAGGGCATCAGTGGTTTTGGCGAATGCAGCCCGTACATGAGCATTAACGGCGAAAGCATGGACACTTGTTTTATTGTTGGTCAATACCTTGCCGGTTTATTGAAAGGAAAAGATCCATTGCGTATTGAAGAATGTGTGTTGGCGATGGATCGACTCATTACCCGTAATGAAAGTATCAAGAGTGCATTTGATATGGCGTTGTATGATATTGCTGCGCAGTTTATGCAGCAGCCTTTGTATCAATTACTCGGCGGCACTAAGAATAAACTGATCTCTACTGATATGACGGTGGGATTGGGCTCTCCTGAAAAGATGGCTGCAGAAGCTGTACAATACAAAGCAGCAGGTTTCCCTTCCATTAAAGTGAAATTGGGTACTACCACGGCAGACGATGTAGCCCGGATCAAAGTCATACGTGATGAAATTGGCAACGAATTACCATTGCGCATTGATGCCAATCAGGGTTGGGATGTTGAAACAGCCATTGCAACATTAAATGCTTTGAAAGATTTCGGGATTGAACATTGTGAAGAGCCCATTGCACGTTGGAACTATATGTCGTTGCCGGAAGTAAGAAAAAACAGTCCCATCAAGATCATGAGCGATGAAAGTTGTTTTGATGAACACGATGCCGAACGATTAGCAAAACTCAACGCCTGCGATTATTTCAATATCAAACTTGGAAAGAGTGGCGGTATCTGGCATGCATTGAAAATTGTGGAAGTAGCCAAAGCACATAATTTAAAATTACAGGTAGGCTGTTTTATGGAAAGTCGTTTGGCCATTACAGCGTTGGTGCACTTTGCCTATTGCAGTGATCTGATCGTACATTACGATTTGGATACACCGTTGATGTTAAAAGAAGATCCTGTTGTGGGTGGCATGAAGTTTCTTGAGAATGGCATTGTAGAAATTAATGATGCGGATGGGATAGGTGCTACTGTTGATGAAGCGTATTTGAAAGGCTGTGAAATGATAGAAATTTAA
- a CDS encoding S46 family peptidase: MRKILVTIVFAFTLLRTYADEGMWLPLLLGEQVYADMQKKGLKLTKEQLYHINKASLKDAIIIFGNGCTGEIVSSKGLIFTNHHCGYGAIASASSVEYNYLRDGFYAKSLKDEIRTGLSVQFLVSIADVTKEVNDSLGTLLGKARADKQAAVLASINQRLSNAEQSIECRISPLFKGNQFLAFIYQRYRDIRLVGTPQESVGKFGGDTDNWEWPRHTGDFSVFRVYTGKDGKPAEFGPENIPLKPKYFLPVSIRGLKDGDFAMTWGYPGSTNRYETSLGVKLSTDINNPTLVKLRDERLKYMFAEMQKDAGTKLKLASSYASIANYWKFYDGETKQLLKYDVYGQKQKAEAAFIKWASDKQDYAAIFPEWEKVYAAWQPYALHRVYMIEGIFGSPLLSFASSLIQLEAAIVKPNASKADVTNATNAAVAARKSFLEAHNAASDQQIVGKILMMYYQNVPKEQHPISYFEGVKGSFGDLKEEATWKKYAAAVFANTMILNESKWNAFVSNPDGVKLQEDPAFAIASAFFKNWNVKFQPRFTEFTIKNNDLGRLYLKGIMEMNPAKAKKMYPDATFTMRVSYGNVKSYAPKDAVKYDFVTTSKGLLEKYKPGDYEFDLPAKQIELLKKKDFGQYIDKSRNDLVIGFITSNDITGGNSGSPVINANGELIGLAFDGNYEALSHKLTFDKDLNRTICVDIRYVLWCIDKLGGADHLIKELKLVK; encoded by the coding sequence ATGAGAAAGATTCTTGTAACGATTGTATTTGCTTTTACATTATTGCGCACCTATGCCGATGAAGGCATGTGGTTACCGCTTCTTTTAGGCGAGCAGGTATATGCTGATATGCAGAAAAAAGGGTTGAAGCTTACCAAAGAGCAATTGTATCATATCAACAAAGCGTCGCTGAAAGATGCCATCATCATTTTCGGAAACGGCTGTACTGGCGAAATTGTAAGCAGCAAGGGTTTGATCTTTACCAACCACCATTGTGGCTATGGCGCTATAGCATCCGCATCATCAGTAGAATACAATTATTTGCGTGATGGCTTTTATGCAAAAAGTTTGAAAGATGAGATACGAACCGGACTTAGCGTTCAGTTTTTAGTAAGCATTGCCGATGTTACAAAAGAAGTAAACGATTCGCTGGGCACATTGCTTGGCAAAGCAAGAGCCGATAAACAAGCAGCGGTGCTTGCATCCATCAATCAACGTTTATCAAATGCTGAGCAATCGATCGAATGCCGCATCAGTCCGTTGTTTAAAGGCAATCAGTTTTTAGCGTTCATCTATCAGCGTTATCGTGATATTCGTTTGGTAGGAACACCGCAGGAAAGTGTTGGAAAATTTGGTGGCGATACAGACAATTGGGAATGGCCACGCCACACCGGTGATTTCAGTGTGTTTCGTGTGTACACTGGTAAAGATGGTAAGCCCGCTGAGTTTGGTCCTGAAAATATTCCATTGAAACCAAAATACTTTTTACCTGTTTCGATCCGTGGATTGAAGGATGGTGATTTCGCCATGACCTGGGGTTACCCCGGCAGCACCAACCGTTATGAAACATCGTTGGGTGTAAAACTATCAACCGATATCAACAACCCAACTTTAGTAAAGCTGCGTGATGAACGTTTGAAATACATGTTTGCAGAAATGCAGAAAGATGCCGGTACCAAATTAAAATTAGCCAGCAGCTATGCAAGTATTGCCAATTACTGGAAGTTTTATGATGGCGAAACAAAACAGTTGTTGAAGTATGATGTGTATGGACAGAAACAAAAAGCCGAGGCTGCCTTTATTAAATGGGCAAGCGACAAACAGGACTATGCTGCTATTTTTCCTGAATGGGAGAAAGTATATGCTGCCTGGCAACCATATGCACTTCATCGTGTGTACATGATAGAAGGAATTTTTGGATCACCATTACTCTCCTTTGCTTCTTCATTGATTCAACTGGAAGCCGCCATTGTAAAACCAAATGCAAGTAAAGCCGATGTAACCAATGCAACGAATGCTGCTGTTGCTGCCCGCAAGAGTTTTCTGGAAGCACACAATGCAGCCAGTGACCAACAGATCGTTGGAAAAATATTGATGATGTATTACCAAAATGTACCAAAAGAGCAACACCCAATCAGTTATTTTGAAGGCGTGAAAGGCAGTTTTGGGGATTTGAAAGAGGAAGCTACCTGGAAAAAATATGCAGCCGCTGTGTTTGCCAATACAATGATCCTGAATGAATCAAAATGGAATGCATTTGTAAGTAATCCCGATGGAGTGAAATTACAGGAAGACCCTGCCTTTGCGATTGCCAGTGCGTTCTTTAAAAACTGGAATGTAAAATTTCAACCACGTTTTACAGAGTTTACGATCAAGAATAATGATCTGGGCAGATTATACCTGAAAGGTATTATGGAGATGAATCCGGCAAAAGCAAAGAAGATGTATCCCGATGCCACCTTTACCATGCGTGTTTCGTATGGCAATGTAAAAAGCTATGCGCCGAAAGATGCAGTGAAATATGATTTCGTTACTACTTCAAAAGGTTTGCTGGAAAAATATAAACCGGGTGATTATGAATTTGATCTTCCTGCCAAACAAATTGAGTTGCTGAAGAAAAAAGACTTCGGTCAGTACATCGATAAAAGCCGCAACGATCTTGTGATTGGTTTCATTACCAGCAATGATATTACCGGCGGTAACAGTGGCTCACCCGTTATCAATGCAAATGGGGAATTGATTGGTTTGGCCTTTGACGGTAATTACGAAGCATTAAGTCATAAACTCACATTCGATAAAGATCTCAACCGCACCATTTGTGTTGACATTCGTTATGTGCTGTGGTGTATTGATAAGCTGGGTGGTGCTGATCATTTGATTAAGGAGTTGAAGTTGGTGAAATAA
- a CDS encoding UDP-2,3-diacylglucosamine diphosphatase codes for MKTWYKTIILSDIHLGIRNSRVKEVVDFLNHHKCDTLILNGDIIDGWQLRKSGEWKKKHTSFFRIIMKYMHKYNTKVIYLRGNHDDFLDEILPFSFGQFIIKRHHILQSGAKKYYVVHGDIFDTVTTKLKWLAKLGDVGYTFLLWLNRHYNQYRTKRGLPYYSLSQVVKAKVKTAVSFISDYEEQLCAVAAANHCEGVICGHIHQAADKNINNIHYLNSGDWVETMCALVETEDGNWSILYYNDWLQQQSPVETIETSTSYFPSLTPELL; via the coding sequence GTGAAGACCTGGTATAAAACAATTATCCTTTCCGATATTCATCTCGGTATCCGTAACTCACGGGTAAAAGAAGTAGTGGATTTTCTAAATCATCACAAATGTGATACGCTTATCCTCAATGGCGATATCATTGACGGATGGCAACTCCGGAAATCGGGTGAATGGAAAAAGAAGCATACCTCTTTTTTCCGCATCATTATGAAGTACATGCACAAGTACAACACCAAAGTGATTTACCTGCGTGGTAACCATGATGATTTCCTGGATGAAATACTGCCGTTCTCATTTGGACAGTTCATTATCAAACGGCATCATATTCTGCAAAGCGGTGCTAAGAAATATTATGTAGTACACGGAGATATCTTCGATACCGTTACTACAAAGCTGAAATGGTTAGCCAAACTTGGCGATGTGGGTTATACATTTTTACTCTGGCTCAACCGTCATTACAATCAATATCGTACCAAACGAGGATTGCCTTACTATTCGCTATCGCAAGTGGTAAAAGCAAAAGTGAAAACGGCTGTTTCGTTCATCAGCGATTATGAAGAGCAGTTATGTGCAGTAGCAGCAGCCAACCATTGTGAAGGTGTTATTTGTGGGCATATTCATCAGGCTGCCGATAAAAACATCAACAATATCCATTATCTCAATAGCGGCGATTGGGTGGAAACAATGTGTGCATTGGTTGAAACAGAAGATGGCAACTGGAGTATTCTTTATTATAACGATTGGTTGCAACAACAATCACCGGTTGAGACAATTGAAACAAGCACAAGCTATTTTCCAAGTTTAACACCTGAACTTTTATGA
- a CDS encoding glycosyltransferase family protein, producing the protein MNNTFVFAVQGEGRGHLTQAIATYELLLSRGHKVAAVLIGSSSRREIPSFVRERIKAPIITYRSPNFVTDKENKSILLGASVFKNVLQWRKFRKSMKLIREVVDEYQPDLLLNFYEPLIGICSIFKKLNTKIISAAHQYIYLHPSFQFPEGGSKSDQLAIKFYTKLTAKGSEKLLALSFYPLDPSSFKQLKICPPLLRKEVFQQEVFAGNHILIYLLNSGYMQDIINWHKEHPEVELHCFTDSATVKGKWRFDETLCFHSLDDQKFLHFMANAKALVTTAGFESVCEAMYFGKLVLMVPVQGHFEQWCNARDGAKAGAGTHAETFDLDVLLDYLPQHQNNSAQFRQWTKQTKQILLHSFTEVLHQPMEEEIPEEKASPFFQFPSLLSGNHQLGHS; encoded by the coding sequence ATGAACAACACATTTGTTTTTGCTGTACAAGGCGAAGGCCGTGGGCATTTAACGCAAGCCATTGCTACATATGAGTTATTACTTTCACGTGGCCACAAAGTAGCAGCAGTCCTTATTGGCAGCAGCAGCCGGAGAGAAATTCCATCGTTTGTAAGAGAGCGGATCAAAGCACCCATCATTACCTATCGCAGTCCAAATTTTGTAACAGATAAGGAAAACAAATCGATTCTGCTGGGTGCATCTGTTTTCAAAAATGTATTGCAATGGAGGAAGTTCAGAAAAAGTATGAAACTGATCCGTGAAGTAGTGGATGAATACCAACCTGATCTGCTGCTCAACTTTTATGAACCGCTGATCGGCATCTGCTCCATCTTTAAAAAACTCAACACAAAAATCATTTCAGCAGCACATCAATACATTTATCTGCATCCCTCGTTTCAGTTTCCGGAAGGCGGCAGCAAGTCAGATCAGCTGGCGATCAAATTTTATACAAAACTCACCGCCAAAGGATCTGAAAAATTATTAGCTCTTTCGTTTTATCCATTAGACCCATCATCATTCAAACAACTGAAAATTTGTCCACCCTTGTTGCGCAAAGAAGTGTTTCAGCAGGAAGTATTCGCAGGCAATCATATTCTGATATACCTGCTTAACTCGGGTTACATGCAGGATATTATCAATTGGCACAAAGAACATCCGGAAGTAGAACTGCATTGCTTTACTGATAGCGCAACGGTAAAAGGCAAATGGCGATTTGATGAAACCCTTTGCTTTCATTCATTGGATGATCAGAAATTTCTGCACTTTATGGCAAATGCAAAAGCACTGGTTACAACAGCAGGATTTGAAAGTGTATGCGAAGCGATGTATTTCGGTAAACTTGTTTTAATGGTACCGGTGCAAGGTCATTTCGAACAATGGTGCAATGCAAGAGATGGAGCCAAAGCAGGTGCGGGTACACATGCAGAAACATTTGATCTGGATGTGTTGCTGGATTATTTACCGCAACATCAAAATAACAGTGCACAGTTCCGGCAATGGACCAAACAAACGAAACAAATTTTGCTGCATAGTTTTACAGAAGTATTGCATCAGCCAATGGAAGAAGAAATACCAGAAGAAAAAGCGTCGCCATTTTTTCAGTTCCCTTCGCTGTTATCCGGGAATCATCAATTGGGACATAGTTAA
- a CDS encoding fasciclin domain-containing protein, with protein sequence MKKNQVLRNGAMALAALTLMGSISSCKKKNDDPAPNTLVEVATSAGLTSLVATVEAAGLTNTLRGAGPFTVFAPTNAAFTAAAIPANTPAATLQSVLLYHVFDGKVLAAAVPTTLTAIASKNATTDTLYVKRVGNDVFVNGQRVTTANAEASNGVAHVIGRVLIPAGGRNIVQVAVAAAPALDSLVRAVTLASAGTAAGSADNIAEVLSNINGATVFAPTNQAFTDLLAQLGVTSLSQVSVATLRQVLRHHVVAGARVFSNDVAAGNVATASGTNATIAISGGNATIKGSGATSATATIVATDIMAKNGVVHLINKVILP encoded by the coding sequence ATGAAAAAGAACCAGGTATTACGTAATGGGGCAATGGCCCTTGCTGCCTTAACATTGATGGGCAGTATCAGCAGTTGTAAAAAGAAAAATGATGATCCGGCTCCTAACACATTGGTGGAAGTGGCAACGTCGGCCGGGCTCACTTCATTGGTAGCAACAGTAGAAGCAGCCGGTTTAACCAACACGTTGAGAGGCGCCGGTCCGTTCACTGTTTTCGCACCAACAAATGCAGCCTTTACTGCAGCAGCAATTCCTGCAAACACACCGGCAGCAACTTTGCAAAGTGTATTGCTTTATCATGTGTTTGATGGTAAAGTATTAGCAGCAGCTGTTCCAACTACATTAACAGCCATTGCATCGAAAAATGCAACTACCGACACATTGTATGTGAAGCGTGTAGGTAACGATGTGTTTGTAAACGGACAGCGTGTAACAACTGCCAATGCAGAAGCTTCTAACGGTGTGGCACATGTGATTGGACGTGTGTTGATTCCTGCAGGCGGACGGAATATTGTACAAGTAGCAGTTGCAGCAGCACCGGCACTTGATTCATTGGTTCGTGCTGTAACACTTGCAAGTGCGGGTACTGCAGCAGGCAGTGCTGATAACATTGCCGAAGTTTTATCGAACATTAATGGTGCTACCGTATTTGCACCAACCAACCAGGCATTTACTGATTTGTTGGCACAATTAGGAGTTACCAGTTTGTCACAGGTTTCGGTTGCAACCCTGAGACAAGTATTAAGGCATCACGTTGTTGCAGGTGCTCGTGTGTTTTCCAATGATGTAGCCGCAGGTAATGTGGCTACGGCAAGTGGTACGAACGCAACAATTGCTATTTCAGGTGGTAACGCTACCATTAAAGGAAGCGGAGCAACCAGTGCAACAGCAACCATTGTTGCCACTGATATTATGGCGAAGAACGGGGTGGTTCACCTCATCAACAAGGTAATTCTTCCGTAA